The genome window AACATGGTGatttggttgtgtgtgtgtatgtgtgtgcgctgttgattttttttattggtgacagGTCTATGTTTTCTAATGAATAATGAAGCCTATTCTATTCTAATCTAAATAAACCTCTTCTTTTTGTCTCATCTTTTTTTTATATAGATGAGAACTTACAAGAGAGTCAGCAACCACTGTTCATACAGTGAGCAGAGCCTCAAAGAGGcacttaaattaattaaaaatgggATGCCATTGAAGGCAGCATCACAGCTTTTTGGGGTGTCCCCCAAGACCCTGAGGCGACACAGGGATAACAAAGTTGCAAGACCTGGATCTGCCTCCCTGGGAAGAAAAGCTGTGTTCAGTGTTGAGTTTGAACACCAACTCACACAACACATACAGGAAATGGAGAGGGCATTGTTTGGTTTAACGACTAAAGATGTCAGGAGGCTTGCATTTGACCTAGCTGAACAACTGCAAATTAACCACCCCTTTAATCCACACACTAAGATGGCTGGAAAAGACTGGTTGCAGGGGTTCATGAGGCATCAGGGCACACTTTCAGTCCGTACCCCTCATGCCACCAGCATCTCCCGTATGGTGGGATTTAGTAGGCCGAATGTCAGTCAGTTTTTTGACATTCTAGAAAATGAGATCAGGAAGGTGCCACATTTTAAACCATCTCGTCTGTGGAACATGGACGAGACTGGAATCCAGAATGTCCAAAAGCCAAGTAACATCGTGGCGACCAAGGGGAAGAGGCAGGTGGGCAGaatcaccagtgcagagagggggTTCACAGTGACCTCAGTTTGCGCCATGAGTGCTGCCGGGCAGTACATCCCCCCAATGTTTGTCTTTCCCAGGAAGAGGATGAATGAGCGTCTCCTGAATGGTGCCCCAGCTGGCTCAATTGGAGTGGTGTCCGACTCCGGCTGGATCGACAGCAGCCTTTTTGTACGCTGGTTGCACCACTTCTGTGATGTTGTGGGGTGTTCACAGGAGAGGCCACATGTCCTGGTGTTAGATGGCCATCATTCTCACAAGACACTGGAGGCTGTACAGGTGGCAAGAGAGCGTGGGGTGGTAATGATAACCATACCACCCCACTGCAGTCACAAAATGCAGCCTCTGGATCGCAcattttttaaatctttaaaatgTGCATACAACAGTGCAGCTGACAGCTAGCTGACCTGCCACCCAGGTCAGTGCATTGACGCATACGCAATGTGTGGGCTTTTCAATCAGGCGTATGGAAATGCTGCCTCTGTGGGGAAAGCACAGAATGGCTTCAGGGCTTGTGGCATTTGGCCTATCAACAGGCTCGTCTTTAAGGAGGAGGACTTTGAGGCTGCACAGGCTCCAGTGGCGGGGGACAGGACAGTGGAGGAGGACAGCGAGGAGGAAATCTCTGGCCCCAGTCGACCTCTCAGCACACCACCATCCCCACCACACCATGCTGAACCTGATAAGAAAAATAACTTACAGGTGTACTTTCTGCAATTAGTCTACTGTATTTCTGTATTTCAAATTTTACATTGTTGCTTTTTATGTTGCTTTTTAAAGGACCCCAACAACTTCGGGCAATAATAGACACAATTTCTCCTCGGCCAGTTCCATCCAAGAGGGCCCAGAAGAAGACAGCTGAGTCAGCAACTGTCCTTACCTCATCCCCATTCAAGCGGATGTTGGAGGCGAAGGCATCTAGAGGCAAAAGGGGCAAAGGAGGGCAAACTAAAAAGAATAATGAAAAAGCAGAGGCTAGATCAAATGATGTTGAATGTTTATATTGTGGGGAGCTTTTTTCAAGAAGTGTGGGGGAATGGATCCGGTGTGAGGGCTGCCAGAAGTGGGCTCATGTGGAGTGTTCCAATGAAAATGATGGGGAATTTGTGTGTGAAATTTGTTTGTCTGAATAGaaacctgtatgtgtgtgtgtgtgtgtgtgtacgtatgtgATGGCATGTGTGTTGTTTCAGTTGGGGGTTTTCAGCTGCGGGGTATTTATTTAGATAGTGTTAAATTTCACTGTAATGTTAATGTAATGAATTCATTGATTCaattagcattatttattgatgcacttgttctttgttaattcatgttcaatccacacaaaattatattgaaattaaaatgcgaaatataataaaataatgcatctattcattaattcagggatattttcttgtttctttcacattataggcttaagtaaacacttttgctatccaaacagctttttttgagtgagggggcctattgccccacctcagggggccttttaccccactgggggggtaaaaggctcccttggcacaatgtttgtttttgttaagaaaaaaaaaaaagtattaactttaggcaaactttaggtggcgttattgttcatgtcactgttgtcaaaagctatgattaaaacaacacatggttcatttcaacttggagaaaaactgaatttaacttaaggggggctttccccccactctactctacaccgtggacttctgctacacctcggagctgtgtcacattcagaagtttgccgatgagacagccatcgttgggtgtatcagtgacgacagagaggaggagtatagaccAGGTCACGGATATCGCCGCGCATGCGcaggggtcaaaggtcaaggCCTCATCGGAGATGAAAACATGGCGGCAAACAAGCCAAACCTTAGTAAATACGCCTTATGGAAGAAGGCAGAATTGCAGAGGCATATGAGAGAACGGGGATTGCCAACTACCATGGGGGTAGAAGAGTTAAGGGCGCTTGCATATGccacagatattttgaaaatccaGCCTGTACCGTCCAAGGAAGACGAAGAAAAATCGAGGTATGTACCCGGTGATACTGCCATGCCCACTGCGGTTTTTGACAGGTCAACGACTCATGGTTATAGTTctatatctgacacggagaaataagtcgtgctgcctaccagattacagtcgtctgttttattgtatcagtactagtatcacttactatactcatcagtcatagattagtccagtacaacatgaccagcttgctttttttccatttgactgtcgcaagttttttcaggctggtacagtcaaaaattgaaaaaagttttggcctactaaactagtcatcgattctactagtgtattaattggagtcgacatgaaaacgttaggtaaaaactttaaaccagtacaatctcttcttcaaagtttcaccaaatggttttatttatgcaacttaaagctcataataactttggtcgagtaaaaacacggagctaaaacatggctgaatcctgaatgactcctatttgtttaaataggggactacataggcggcaaaatgtagtttctttttccctgccat of Neoarius graeffei isolate fNeoGra1 chromosome 22, fNeoGra1.pri, whole genome shotgun sequence contains these proteins:
- the LOC132870378 gene encoding uncharacterized protein LOC132870378 codes for the protein MMRTYKRVSNHCSYSEQSLKEALKLIKNGMPLKAASQLFGVSPKTLRRHRDNKVARPGSASLGRKAVFSVEFEHQLTQHIQEMERALFGLTTKDVRRLAFDLAEQLQINHPFNPHTKMAGKDWLQGFMRHQGTLSVRTPHATSISRMVGFSRPNVSQFFDILENEIRKVPHFKPSRLWNMDETGIQNVQKPSNIVATKGKRQVGRITSAERGFTVTSVCAMSAAGQYIPPMFVFPRKRMNERLLNGAPAGSIGVVSDSGWIDSSLFVRWLHHFCDVVGCSQERPHVLVLDGHHSHKTLEAVQVARERGVVMITIPPHCSHKMQPLDRTFFKSLKCAYNSAADS